A single Amphiura filiformis chromosome 19, Afil_fr2py, whole genome shotgun sequence DNA region contains:
- the LOC140141422 gene encoding uncharacterized protein — MNRLKIKMAWASNTSKDSGVKNNYGVYFHHGMDSIKLLVFVLFCMNFATLALSAEQSFSVSPRTTYVIRGETATFYCKIKDKTGVLYWEHNGAILSLENQFFGTPSNKAIFGDAGAGEYNLQIVNVKSTDGGVYVCKVADTGRSNNLTSEPATLWLKELPPQDQDFPLCLTSIRENLVENYIVDFTCVIYDSDAELSWQRKNTPLDATIQNVQKTKNGYSMLMQTMTLSSADHTAQYQCIYTSRGSTGSRSCSTGTLTVQHRPVLRLTPNLFSAQVGDSARFTCHIDSSYPELDSESDESPFTWTYKEHTIFPSENRYDFLVATNGDEELTVNNLNGGDDGWYVVCSASNIVGLSEASAMIRVNLSDDKPTLSKGEFLRWLIPITVLVTALLLALLLVIALFDVCYCCYRRKSKPHDYSWSSDHLPTTATRRGSDISSLPVDYYLTRQIRTSSRNDSRTPTPRPYQMHYPGSGQPVSPIPASSTSPPPDPRLSTISRSPQDVPDGHLYRQRKTRGERDRNHIRQNHIRRKNTGPHQNNNKNLVYADLDFSENAGHHRNGGVSANGMSADSGLDFANSSVDSRSVTPQERIVYARIVRSDSTSPTSRHVPSRQSNFSPGISPPPGTPGNREVTQEELADMLLHS; from the coding sequence ATGAATCgactaaaaataaaaatggcgTGGGCATCCAACACGTCTAAGGATAGTGGTGTGAAGAACAATTACGGCGTATATTTCCATCATGGAATGGACAGTATTAAACTCcttgtttttgtattattttgtatgaatTTCGCTACTTTGGCTTTATCTGCGGAGCAATCATTCTCTGTGTCTCCACGAACTACTTATGTTATTAGAGGCGAAACCGctacattttattgtaaaattaAAGACAAAACTGGTGTGCTTTATTGGGAGCATAACGGCGCTATATTGTCACTAGAAAACCAGTTCTTCGGGACTCCGTCCAATAAGGCTATATTTGGCGATGCTGGCGCAGGTGAATACAATCTGCAGATTGTCAATGTCAAATCTACCGATGGAGGAGTCTACGTATGCAAAGTGGCAGACACTGGACGCTCTAACAACCTCACATCTGAACCAGCAACTTTGTGGTTGAAAGAACTGCCACCACAAGATCAAGATTTCCCTTTGTGTCTGACAAGTATTCGAGAAAACCTCGTGGAAAACTACATTGTGGATTTCACATGCGTTATATATGATTCTGACGCTGAGCTTAGTTGGCAGCGAAAGAACACACCACTAGATGCGACGatacaaaatgtgcaaaaaacaaAGAATGGTTATTCGATGTTGATGCAGACTATGACCTTATCTTCAGCGGATCACACGGCACAGTATCAATGTATTTATACGTCACGTGGAAGCACTGGTAGCAGAAGTTGCAGTACAGGAACTTTGACAGTCCAACATCGGCCTGTATTAAGACTAACACCTAATTTGTTCTCCGCACAGGTTGGAGACAGTGCACGTTTCACGTGCCACATAGATTCATCGTACCCTGAACTCGACTCTGAGTCAGATGAATCTCCGTTCACCTGGACATATAAAGAACACACTATCTTTCCATCTGAGAATCGATATGATTTTCTCGTCGCCACTAATGGCGACGAGGAGTTGACTGTTAACAATCTCAATGGCGGCGACGATGGTTGGTATGTCGTCTGTAGTGCCAGCAATATTGTCGGTCTGTCCGAAGCTTCTGCAATGATCAGAGTGAATTTATCGGATGACAAACCAACTTTGTCAAAGGGTGAGTTTCTACGATGGCTCATACCAATAACGGTGCTAGTTACAGCGTTGTTATTAGCTCTCCTTCTGGTTATCGCATTGTTCGATGTGTGTTATTGTTGCTATCGTCGGAAGAGCAAACCACATGATTACAGTTGGTCTTCAGACCATCTTCCTACAACAGCTACGCGAAGAGGAAGTGACATCAGTTCCCTTCCTGTTGATTATTATCTAACCCGACAGATCAGGACTTCATCGAGGAATGACTCTCGTACACCAACTCCAAGACCCTATCAGATGCATTACCCAGGAAGCGGTCAACCAGTGTCGCCTATTCCAGCGAGTTCAACATCTCCTCCACCAGACCCTCGACTTTCAACAATATCGAGATCTCCGCAAGACGTCCCAGATGGTCATCTATACAGACAACGAAAGACACGAGGAGAACGGGATCGGAATCATATCAGACAAAACCACATCAGACGTAAAAACACTGGTCcgcatcaaaataataataaaaatcttGTATATGCTGATCTTGACTTTTCTGAAAATGCAGGACATCACCGAAATGGGGGAGTTTCAGCGAACGGGATGTCCGCAGATTCAGGGTTAGATTTTGCGAATTCGTCAGTTGATTCAAGGAGTGTGACTCCTCAGGAAAGGATTGTGTATGCTAGGATTGTACGTAGCGACTCAACTAGCCCTACGAGTCGACATGTGCCATCTCGACAGAGTAACTTCAGCCCAGGGATAAGTCCTCCACCAGGGACACCTGGTAATCGGGAGGTCACCCAGGAGGAACTGGCTGACATGCTGCTTCATTCCTGA